A portion of the Homalodisca vitripennis isolate AUS2020 chromosome 2, UT_GWSS_2.1, whole genome shotgun sequence genome contains these proteins:
- the LOC124354893 gene encoding U3 small nucleolar ribonucleoprotein protein MPP10 isoform X1: MEDLHNFLDTFITVSKKPYEFLSAQDEVAEKLKDLIKHMYDYTKKNEELSDKNTLANLIVQNFDEEQIWQQLELQNESSTKSHKVIQAVSQLSAKAEKLAFPLKLKCIKAKKTRNKLKESQNVMVESETGESEDLTFSEKDVEREESDVGEESDFGEEAEIGEESDLTDDDNSDFGTKHHVKKGKLRPSVVDDKFFKLSELELFLQSEEKNQDKQKSENEPFDLFENMDNEAADYKYSDFFETPEGEDEVNSREIEEGDDHSDEDIEYEDDENASDDMSRNGIKRKHNELDDEDNSGGEDGEDEENKNEKSKNNKKVRFSLLGSDEEDSGSEIDGSLGNSKTKDKKVDAIKSSFELRQERLGRVIEKLEEEAVSEKPWQMKGEVTATVRPQNSLLEEVVDFDLSVRPAPVMTGEVTMRLEDIIMQRIKDKAWDDVERKVKPVETPSEFKKKLALDQEKSKLSLAEVYEKEFVKQREAASVDDKERQETEPALHVEVRSMLHSLFNKLDALSNYHYTPRPVAPEMKVISNVSAITMEEVAPVTVADSALLAPQEVKGKKQKGELKSKEEMTDTDKKRARRLKKTRQRQRQRDRLRAAKEISKINPGLGNKYSKLRAEKQVLDVTNNNNVTMVEESKEKTVKSSTAFFNKLQDEVKNQIKSKTTLKKKKNKWNITAKKLKL; this comes from the exons cGCTCAAGATGAAGTAGCAGAAaagttaaaagatttaattaaacatatgtatGACTATACAAAAAAGAATGAAGAACTAAGTGATAAAAATACTCTAGCAAATTTGATTGTTCAAAACTTTgacgaggaacaaatttggcaacAGTTAGAATTACAAAATGAAAGTAGTACAAAATCACACAAAGTCATTCAAGCAGTTTCACAACTTTCTGCCAAAGCCGAGAAATTGGCTTTTCCCCTTAAATTGAAGTGCATCAAAGCAAAAAAAACtcgtaataaattaaaagaatctCAAAATGTGATGGTTGAATCGGAAACAGGAGAATCTGAAGACTTGACCTTCAGCGAAAAAGATGTTGAAAGAGAAGAGAGTGATGTAGGAGAAGAAAGTGACTTCGGAGAAGAGGCTGAAATTGGAGAAGAGAGTGACTTAACAGATGATGATAACTCAGATTTTGGGACTAAACACCACGTAAAGAAAG gTAAACTAAGACCTTCTGTGGTTGATGATAAGTTTTTCAAACTATCAGAGTTGGAACTTTTTCTCCAAAGTGAAGAGAAAAATCAAGATAAGcaaaaaagtgaaaatgaacCTTTTGATCTTTTTGAAAACATG GACAATGAAGCTGCAGActataaatattctgatttttttGAAACTCCTGAAGGTGAAGATGAAGTTAACAGTAGGGAAATAGAAGAAGGAGATGATCATTCGGATGAAGATATTGAGTATGAAGATGATGAAAATGCCAGTGATGACATGAGCAGAAATGGcattaaaagaaaacacaatgAATTAGATGATGAGGACAATTCGGGAGGTGAAGATGGAGAAGATGAGGAAAATAAAAACGAgaaaagcaaaaataataaaaaagtcag ATTTTCCTTACTGGGAAGTGACGAAGAAGATAGTGGGTCTGAGATAGACGGATCTCTGGGCAACTCTAAAACTAAAGACAAGAAAGTGGATGCTATCAAATCGAGTTTTGAATTGAGACAAGAACGACTTGGGCGTGTTATTGAAAAACTGGAAGAGGAAGCTGTGTCAGAGAAGCCATGGCAGATGAAGGGGGAAGTGACGGCGACAGTGAGGCCTCAGAATTCTTTGTTGGAAGAGGTGGTGGACTTTGACCTGTCAGTGAGACCAG CTCCGGTGATGACAGGAGAGGTAACCATGCGCCTGGAGGACATAATAATGCAGAGGATCAAAGATAAGGCTTGGGATGATGTTGAGCGCAAGGTGAAGCCTGTGGAGACACCTTCTGAGTTCAAGAAAAAGCTAGCCTTGGACCAGGAGAAAAGTAAATTATCACTTGCAGAAGTCTATGAGAAG GAGTTTGTCAAGCAGCGAGAGGCTGCCAGTGTAGATGACAAGGAGAGGCAGGAGACTGAGCCAGCTCTTCATGTCGAAGTGCGTTCCATGTTGCACTCTCTGTTCAACAAGCTGGACGCCCTTTCCAACTACCATTACACTCCACGACCT GTGGCCCCAGAGATGAAAGTTATTAGCAATGTGTCCGCCATCACGATGGAGGAGGTGGCCCCAGTAACAGTAGCTGACTCTGCTCTACTAGCACCTCAGGAGGTGAAAGGCA aaaaacaaaaggGCGAGTTGAAGAGTAAGGAAGAAATGACGGATACAGACAAGAAGAGAGCTCGAAGATTGAAGAAAACAAGACAGCGCCAGCGGCAACGAGATAGGCTAAGAGCTGCTAAAGAGATCTCAAAGATTAATCCTGGACTTGGAAACAAGTATAGCAAACTCCGAGCTGAAAAACAAGTTTTGgatgttacaaataataataatgttaccatg gTGGAAGAAAGTAAAGAAAAGACTGTAAAAAGTTCAACAGCTTTCTTCAACAAACTCCAAGATGAGgtaaaaaatcaaatcaagagTAAAACTACtttgaaaaagaagaaaaacaaatgGAATATCAcagctaaaaaattaaaattataa
- the LOC124354893 gene encoding U3 small nucleolar ribonucleoprotein protein MPP10 isoform X2, whose protein sequence is MEDLHNFLDTFITVSKKPYEFLSAQDEVAEKLKDLIKHMYDYTKKNEELSDKNTLANLIVQNFDEEQIWQQLELQNESSTKSHKVIQAVSQLSAKAEKLAFPLKLKCIKAKKTRNKLKESQNVMVESETGESEDLTFSEKDVEREESDVGEESDFGEEAEIGEESDLTDDDNSDFGTKHHVKKGKLRPSVVDDKFFKLSELELFLQSEEKNQDKQKSENEPFDLFENMDNEAADYKYSDFFETPEGEDEVNSREIEEGDDHSDEDIEYEDDENASDDMSRNGIKRKHNELDDEDNSGGEDGEDEENKNEKSKNNKKVRFSLLGSDEEDSGSEIDGSLGNSKTKDKKVDAIKSSFELRQERLGRVIEKLEEEAVSEKPWQMKGEVTATVRPQNSLLEEVVDFDLSVRPAPVMTGEVTMRLEDIIMQRIKDKAWDDVERKVKPVETPSEFKKKLALDQEKSKLSLAEVYEKEFVKQREAASVDDKERQETEPALHVEVRSMLHSLFNKLDALSNYHYTPRPVAPEMKVISNVSAITMEEVAPVTVADSALLAPQEVKGSKKTKGRVEE, encoded by the exons cGCTCAAGATGAAGTAGCAGAAaagttaaaagatttaattaaacatatgtatGACTATACAAAAAAGAATGAAGAACTAAGTGATAAAAATACTCTAGCAAATTTGATTGTTCAAAACTTTgacgaggaacaaatttggcaacAGTTAGAATTACAAAATGAAAGTAGTACAAAATCACACAAAGTCATTCAAGCAGTTTCACAACTTTCTGCCAAAGCCGAGAAATTGGCTTTTCCCCTTAAATTGAAGTGCATCAAAGCAAAAAAAACtcgtaataaattaaaagaatctCAAAATGTGATGGTTGAATCGGAAACAGGAGAATCTGAAGACTTGACCTTCAGCGAAAAAGATGTTGAAAGAGAAGAGAGTGATGTAGGAGAAGAAAGTGACTTCGGAGAAGAGGCTGAAATTGGAGAAGAGAGTGACTTAACAGATGATGATAACTCAGATTTTGGGACTAAACACCACGTAAAGAAAG gTAAACTAAGACCTTCTGTGGTTGATGATAAGTTTTTCAAACTATCAGAGTTGGAACTTTTTCTCCAAAGTGAAGAGAAAAATCAAGATAAGcaaaaaagtgaaaatgaacCTTTTGATCTTTTTGAAAACATG GACAATGAAGCTGCAGActataaatattctgatttttttGAAACTCCTGAAGGTGAAGATGAAGTTAACAGTAGGGAAATAGAAGAAGGAGATGATCATTCGGATGAAGATATTGAGTATGAAGATGATGAAAATGCCAGTGATGACATGAGCAGAAATGGcattaaaagaaaacacaatgAATTAGATGATGAGGACAATTCGGGAGGTGAAGATGGAGAAGATGAGGAAAATAAAAACGAgaaaagcaaaaataataaaaaagtcag ATTTTCCTTACTGGGAAGTGACGAAGAAGATAGTGGGTCTGAGATAGACGGATCTCTGGGCAACTCTAAAACTAAAGACAAGAAAGTGGATGCTATCAAATCGAGTTTTGAATTGAGACAAGAACGACTTGGGCGTGTTATTGAAAAACTGGAAGAGGAAGCTGTGTCAGAGAAGCCATGGCAGATGAAGGGGGAAGTGACGGCGACAGTGAGGCCTCAGAATTCTTTGTTGGAAGAGGTGGTGGACTTTGACCTGTCAGTGAGACCAG CTCCGGTGATGACAGGAGAGGTAACCATGCGCCTGGAGGACATAATAATGCAGAGGATCAAAGATAAGGCTTGGGATGATGTTGAGCGCAAGGTGAAGCCTGTGGAGACACCTTCTGAGTTCAAGAAAAAGCTAGCCTTGGACCAGGAGAAAAGTAAATTATCACTTGCAGAAGTCTATGAGAAG GAGTTTGTCAAGCAGCGAGAGGCTGCCAGTGTAGATGACAAGGAGAGGCAGGAGACTGAGCCAGCTCTTCATGTCGAAGTGCGTTCCATGTTGCACTCTCTGTTCAACAAGCTGGACGCCCTTTCCAACTACCATTACACTCCACGACCT GTGGCCCCAGAGATGAAAGTTATTAGCAATGTGTCCGCCATCACGATGGAGGAGGTGGCCCCAGTAACAGTAGCTGACTCTGCTCTACTAGCACCTCAGGAGGTGAAAGGCAGTAA aaaaacaaaaggGCGAGTTGAAGAGTAA